A single genomic interval of Camelus ferus isolate YT-003-E chromosome 24, BCGSAC_Cfer_1.0, whole genome shotgun sequence harbors:
- the AKAIN1 gene encoding A-kinase anchor protein inhibitor 1 has protein sequence MVFAPGEKPGSEPEEAKLQSASRQIVQNAILQAVHQVSREARRREARTSDGRGSRQPGVGELTKKHEKK, from the coding sequence GTGAGAAGCCTGGAAGCGAGCCTGAGGAGGCGAAGCTGCAGAGCGCCAGCAGACAGATCGTGCAGAATGCCATCCTGCAGGCTGTGCACCAGGTGTCCCGGGAGGCTCGGCGGAGGGAGGCCAGGACCAGTGACGGCCGGGGCAGCCGCCAGCCGGGCGTGGGGGAGTTAACCAAGAAGCACGAAAAGAAGTAG